Proteins encoded together in one Bactrocera neohumeralis isolate Rockhampton chromosome 4, APGP_CSIRO_Bneo_wtdbg2-racon-allhic-juicebox.fasta_v2, whole genome shotgun sequence window:
- the LOC126757418 gene encoding uncharacterized protein LOC126757418 isoform X2 yields MKTTLALIAVLLVLHNRSVSAKLNVSEIISDLFQATFNPSEFSLPAVTSKPLSAREACANELNSSVRTDIAEAGAEFRQILGILQTDADDFENLSQLEKDFVANINKCDAQKESYGCYISAIEKVVREVGAIPVDNVKIFFSLVKLFKRIDVEYAKFHFCLVRHPEVTSPPGSSEAEQTTASSFILPKIL; encoded by the exons ATGAAAACTACTTTGGCATTGATCGCAGTACTCCTAGTGCTCCATAACAGGAGT GTCTCCGCCAAGCTGAATGTTTCAGAGATTATCTCTGACCTCTTTCAAGCTACTTTTAATCCAAGTGAATTTTCGTTGCCTGCTGTTACAAGTAAACCACTTTCCGCTCGTGAAGCTTGTGCTAACGAGCTCAATAGTTCTGTTCGGACAGACATTGCCGAAGCTGGGGCAGAATTTCGCCAGATATTGGGAATTCTACAAACTGACGCCGACGATTTTGAAAACCTAAGTCAATTGGAAAAGGATTTCGTAGCAAATATAAACAAGTGCGACGCACAAAAGGAAAGCTATGGTTGCTACATCTCGGCG ATTGAAAAGGTGGTCCGAGAAGTTGGGGCTATCCCGGTTGACAATGTAAAAATATTCTTCAGTTTAGTAAAACTCTTCAAGCGTATAGACGTTGaatatgctaaatttcatttttgcttAGTGCGACACCCGGAAGTTACATCCCCACCTGGTTCGTCAGAGGCAGAACAGACCACAGCAAGCTcatttattcttccaaaaattttatga
- the LOC126757418 gene encoding uncharacterized protein LOC126757418 isoform X1, translating into MKTTLALIAVLLVLHNRSVSAKLNVSEIISDLFQATFNPSEFSLPAVTSKPLSAREACANELNSSVRTDIAEAGAEFRQILGILQTDADDFENLSQLEKDFVANINKCDAQKESYGCYISAIEKVVREVGAIPVDNVKIFFSLVKLFKRIDGEYAKFIVCLVRHPEVTSPPGSSEAEQTTASSSILPQIL; encoded by the exons ATGAAAACTACTTTGGCATTGATCGCAGTACTCCTAGTGCTCCATAACAGGAGT GTCTCCGCCAAGCTGAATGTTTCAGAGATTATCTCTGACCTCTTTCAAGCTACTTTTAATCCAAGTGAATTTTCGTTGCCTGCTGTTACAAGTAAACCACTTTCCGCTCGTGAAGCTTGTGCTAACGAGCTCAATAGTTCTGTTCGGACAGACATTGCCGAAGCTGGGGCAGAATTTCGCCAGATATTGGGAATTCTACAAACTGACGCCGACGATTTTGAAAACCTAAGTCAATTGGAAAAGGATTTCGTAGCAAATATAAACAAGTGCGACGCACAAAAGGAAAGCTATGGTTGCTACATCTCGGCG ATTGAAAAGGTGGTCCGAGAAGTTGGGGCTATCCCGGTTGACAATGTAAAAATATTCTTCAGTTTGGTAAAACTCTTCAAGCGTATAGACGGTGAATATGCtaaatttattgtttgcttAGTGCGACACCCGGAAGTTACATCACCACCTGGTTCGTCAGAGGCAGAACAGACCACAGCAAGCTCATCCATTCTTccacaaattttatga
- the LOC126757420 gene encoding uncharacterized protein LOC126757420, whose amino-acid sequence MKTTLALIAVLLVLQNRSVSAKLNVSEIFSDLFQATFNPSEFSLPAVTSKPLSAREACANELNSSVRTDIAEAGAEFRQVLGILQTDADDFENLSQLEKDFVANINKCDAQKESYGCYISAIENVVREVGATPVDNVKIFFSLVKLFKRIDGEYAKFHFCLVRHPEVTSPPGSS is encoded by the exons ATGAAAACTACTTTGGCATTGATCGCAGTACTCCTAGTGCTCCAAAACAGGAGT GTCTCCGCTAAGCTGAATGTTTCAGAGATTTTCTCTGACCTGTTTCAAGCTACTTTTAATCCAAGTGAATTTTCGTTGCCTGCTGTTACAAGTAAACCACTTTCCGCTCGTGAAGCTTGTGCTAACGAGCTCAATAGTTCTGTTCGGACAGACATTGCCGAAGCTGGGGCAGAATTTCGCCAGGTATTGGGAATTCTACAAACTGACGCCGACGATTTTGAAAACCTAAGTCAATTGGAAAAGGATTTCGTAGCAAATATAAACAAGTGCGACGCACAAAAGGAAAGCTATGGTTGCTACATCTCGGCG ATTGAAAATGTGGTCCGAGAAGTTGGGGCTACCCCAGTTGACAATGTAAAAATATTCTTCAGTTTGGTAAAACTCTTCAAGCGTATAGACGGTGaatatgctaaatttcatttttgcttAGTGCGACACCCGGAAGTTACATCACCACCTGGTTCATCATAG
- the LOC126757417 gene encoding uncharacterized protein LOC126757417 — protein sequence MQLIGSAVLVTVCFLGTYAVPNYIVPQEADNNNNHNEVIGLLVAQMRSALIDTRALTPAESTCATTYNNRTQQINNLLTTQTNVCFENANRTLVANNQTANATIANIRKNLQTVQQQLANCSAIADTSKFLNCTTASFDKNIQLLDEANSQAYQAEAQIAANQSLVIVVRQACVSAAIGGGKTNLTLAANAYQLCLSNISSQRMVDTSLELFN from the exons ATGCAATTGATCGGTTCTGCAGTGTTAGTGACTGTGTGCTTTTTGGGC ACTTACGCCGTCCCCAATTACATTGTACCTCAGGAAGCTGATAACAATAACAATCATAACGAGGTCATTGGTTTACTAGTCGCACAGATGCGTTCAGCCTTAATCGATACGCGCGCCTTGACGCCAGCCGAGTCCACATGCGCCACAACATATAACAATCGCACACAACAAATCAACAATTTGCTGACGACCCAAACCAATGTCTGTTTCGAGAATGCCAATCGTACACTGGTGGCCAACAACCAGACCGCCAACGCCACGATAGCGAATATaaggaaaaatttgcaaacagtGCAGCAACAATTGGCCAATTGCTCGGCAATAGCGGACACCAGCAAATTCCTGAATTGCACCACAGCTTCG TTCGACAAGAACATTCAACTGCTGGACGAGGCAAACTCGCAGGCCTACCAAGCGGAGGCACAGATCGCCGCCAATCAGTCGTTAGTGATCGTTGTGCGACAAGCATGTGTCAGCGCAGCCATCGGCGGTGGCAAGACCAATCTTACGCTGGCCGCTAATGCTTATCAGCTATGCTTGAGCAATATCTCTAGTCAGCGCATGGTCGACACATCACTTGAGCTATTCAACTAA